Proteins encoded together in one Streptomyces sp. NBC_01216 window:
- a CDS encoding serine/threonine-protein kinase, producing MTVVAGRYRLLDVLGEGGTGTVWRARDEALGREVAVREVRAPAGLAEADRRRLYARVERDAWAAARISHRNVVTVHDVAVEDARPWIVMELVRGLTLAEVLDAEGPMSPQRAAHVGTGVLAALRAAHEAGVLHRDVRPGNVFMANDGRVVLTGFGIASEEGSPPPATADGFAGSLGYRSPERVSGHGPGPASDLWSLGVLLYTAVEGRSPFRRDTGQGTLRAVMDEEPAPPSGAGALAPVIEDLLRKDPEERLPAVEAERRLHLAEAGGTPRSGPVRGGPSGPARSPGTSDDAVAGTAPPSGLGDDAATRAVPTDGEGPQRRAVLVLAAGIALLLLALGGLAYALLREQGSGSGAGTDRGAGSGVADVVTASARAPRASHP from the coding sequence ATGACCGTGGTCGCAGGGCGGTACCGGCTTCTGGACGTCCTCGGCGAGGGCGGGACGGGGACCGTCTGGCGGGCCCGGGACGAGGCGCTCGGCCGTGAGGTCGCCGTGCGGGAGGTGCGGGCCCCGGCCGGACTCGCCGAGGCGGACCGCCGCCGTCTGTACGCGCGCGTGGAGCGGGACGCCTGGGCCGCCGCCCGGATCTCGCACCGCAACGTGGTGACGGTCCACGACGTGGCCGTCGAGGACGCCCGCCCGTGGATCGTGATGGAACTGGTCCGCGGCCTCACCCTCGCCGAGGTCCTGGACGCCGAGGGTCCGATGTCTCCACAGCGCGCCGCTCATGTCGGCACCGGGGTGCTCGCCGCGCTGCGCGCCGCTCACGAGGCCGGGGTACTGCACCGGGACGTGCGGCCAGGTAACGTCTTCATGGCCAACGACGGCCGCGTGGTGCTGACCGGCTTCGGTATCGCGTCGGAGGAGGGGAGCCCGCCCCCGGCGACGGCCGACGGGTTCGCCGGGTCCCTCGGATACCGCTCCCCCGAGCGGGTGTCGGGCCACGGTCCCGGCCCCGCCTCGGACCTGTGGTCGCTCGGCGTGCTGCTGTACACGGCGGTGGAGGGCCGCTCGCCGTTCCGGCGGGACACCGGGCAGGGCACCCTGCGGGCCGTGATGGACGAGGAGCCCGCGCCTCCCTCGGGCGCCGGAGCCCTGGCCCCGGTGATCGAAGACCTGCTGCGCAAGGACCCGGAGGAGCGCCTGCCGGCCGTCGAGGCCGAGCGGCGCCTGCACCTGGCGGAGGCCGGCGGCACGCCGCGTTCCGGGCCGGTGCGCGGGGGGCCGTCCGGCCCGGCCCGGTCCCCGGGCACCTCGGACGACGCGGTCGCCGGCACGGCGCCGCCGTCGGGTTTGGGAGATGACGCGGCGACCCGTGCGGTGCCGACGGACGGCGAAGGTCCTCAGCGGCGTGCGGTGCTGGTGCTCGCGGCCGGGATCGCCCTGCTGCTCCTGGCGCTGGGCGGGCTGGCGTACGCGCTGCTGCGGGAGCAAGGCTCCGGCAGCGGCGCGGGGACGGATCGTGGGGCCGGGTCCGGCGTGGCGGATGTCGTCACGGCATCGGCACGCGCGCCGCGCGCCTCGCACCCGTGA
- a CDS encoding DNA polymerase Y family protein, with translation MILCVRFRVEPDRQALLPRLVALLGEFTPVVEAAPPDTLFADVRGAPRYFGWSPVELASVVRVRALALYGVDCVIGAGPNPMLARMAARDARPGSTPVVEDPAAFLRDRPVGALDGVGRALARTLRGYGLDSVGRVADAPLAVLQRLVGARTGRELAERARGIDRTPVVPNAASRSMAAERSFPNDELDQDVHRKALLSLAAELGAGMRTEERVCRSLTVTVRYADRSVTSRTRTLPEPTAHSVALASLAYAVHASFGLQRARVRGIALRAEGLGPAEGTARQLTFDPADEKARRIEEVADRARARFGPNAVLPGSLAA, from the coding sequence ATGATCCTCTGTGTACGGTTCCGGGTCGAGCCGGACCGCCAGGCACTGCTCCCCCGGCTGGTCGCGCTGCTGGGCGAGTTCACCCCGGTCGTCGAGGCCGCGCCGCCCGACACCCTGTTCGCCGACGTGCGCGGCGCGCCGCGCTACTTCGGCTGGAGCCCGGTGGAACTGGCCTCGGTGGTACGGGTCAGGGCGCTCGCCCTGTACGGCGTCGACTGCGTCATCGGGGCCGGTCCGAACCCGATGCTGGCCCGGATGGCGGCCCGCGACGCCCGACCCGGCAGCACCCCCGTCGTCGAGGACCCGGCCGCCTTCCTGCGGGACCGTCCGGTCGGCGCGCTCGACGGGGTCGGGCGCGCCCTGGCCCGCACGCTCCGCGGGTACGGCCTGGACTCCGTCGGCCGGGTCGCGGACGCGCCGCTCGCCGTGCTCCAGCGGCTGGTCGGCGCGCGGACCGGACGCGAACTGGCGGAGCGGGCGCGGGGCATCGACCGCACGCCCGTCGTCCCGAACGCGGCCTCCCGCTCGATGGCGGCCGAACGGTCCTTCCCGAACGACGAACTGGACCAGGACGTCCACCGCAAGGCGCTGCTCTCGCTCGCCGCGGAGCTGGGCGCCGGAATGCGGACGGAGGAGCGGGTCTGCCGTTCCCTGACGGTCACCGTGCGCTATGCGGACCGGTCCGTCACCAGCCGTACCCGGACGCTTCCCGAGCCGACCGCGCACTCGGTGGCGCTCGCCTCACTCGCCTACGCGGTCCACGCGTCGTTCGGGCTCCAGCGGGCGCGGGTGCGGGGGATCGCGCTGCGGGCGGAAGGGCTGGGCCCGGCGGAGGGGACGGCTCGGCAGCTCACCTTCGACCCGGCCGACGAGAAGGCCCGGCGGATCGAGGAAGTGGCGGACCGGGCGCGGGCGAGGTTCGGGCCGAACGCGGTCCTGCCGGGATCGCTGGCGGCCTGA
- a CDS encoding SGNH/GDSL hydrolase family protein produces the protein MKLSRITAFTSSLLLGAVLALTAGTGAAQAAETAALDYVALGDSYSSGVGAGSYDGASGSCKRSTRAFPVLWANANAPASFAFTACSGARTGDVTSSQLGPLSAATDLVSISIGGNDAGFADVMTTCVLQSESTCINRVNQAKSYVDTTLPGKLDSVYSAIRSKAPAARVVVLGYPRFYKLGGSCIAGLSEKERSAINNAADYLNAATAKRAADHGYTFASVVPAFTGHEICSGSAWLHSLNWLNIGESYHPTASGQSGGYLPTFRNAV, from the coding sequence ATGAAACTGTCGCGAATCACGGCGTTCACGTCTTCGCTCCTGCTCGGCGCCGTCCTCGCTCTCACCGCCGGCACGGGGGCCGCCCAGGCCGCCGAGACCGCCGCGCTCGACTACGTGGCCCTCGGCGACTCCTACTCCTCCGGTGTGGGGGCGGGGAGTTACGACGGGGCCAGTGGTAGCTGCAAGCGTTCCACCCGTGCCTTCCCGGTCCTCTGGGCGAACGCGAACGCCCCCGCCTCCTTCGCCTTCACCGCCTGCTCGGGCGCCCGAACGGGTGATGTGACGAGCAGCCAGCTCGGCCCCCTCTCGGCCGCCACCGACCTCGTCTCGATCAGCATCGGCGGCAACGACGCCGGCTTCGCGGACGTCATGACCACCTGTGTCCTCCAGTCCGAATCCACCTGCATCAACCGTGTCAATCAAGCCAAGAGTTACGTCGACACCACGCTGCCCGGAAAGCTCGACTCCGTGTACTCGGCGATCAGATCCAAGGCGCCGGCCGCCCGGGTCGTCGTCCTCGGCTACCCCCGCTTCTACAAGCTGGGCGGCAGTTGCATCGCCGGACTGAGCGAGAAGGAACGGAGCGCCATCAACAACGCCGCCGACTACCTCAACGCGGCCACCGCCAAGCGCGCGGCCGACCACGGCTACACCTTCGCGAGTGTCGTCCCCGCCTTCACCGGCCACGAGATCTGTTCCGGCTCCGCCTGGCTGCACAGCCTCAACTGGCTGAACATCGGTGAGTCGTACCACCCCACGGCCTCCGGTCAGTCCGGCGGCTACCTCCCGACCTTCAGGAACGCGGTCTGA
- a CDS encoding DUF5925 domain-containing protein, protein MSATSPVPSAPPEPSEPQRALPIRLNVDDSDSPADVVDALFLGRFATGEQPHSHSTTLDRVKPAASLLPSGATVLRAAKDDDRSAVLAEGEGWTLLVSRWSRGADVTVTATGADLAERVLKEATDGAKDEPEPQPENVTMGFWYVSPRRGPHRTTRQISAGTWEEIRPNYTAPVADAMDRLMKVTPDDIAGRLLLLHGPPGTGKTSALRTLARSWRDWCQVDCVLDPERLFNDVGYLMDIAIGEDEGTAKGRWRLLLLEDCDELIRGEAKHTAGQALSRLLNLTDGLLGQGRNVLVGVTTNEDLERLHPAVVRPGRCLARIEVGGLTREEAVTWLGTEDGVGREGATLAELFALRRGTPAAGVPGSRAPEPGLYL, encoded by the coding sequence ATGTCTGCCACCTCGCCCGTACCGTCCGCGCCACCGGAGCCGTCGGAGCCGCAGCGGGCGCTGCCGATCCGGCTGAACGTCGATGACAGCGATTCACCCGCCGACGTCGTCGACGCGCTGTTCCTGGGCCGCTTCGCGACGGGCGAGCAACCGCACTCCCACAGCACCACCCTGGACCGGGTGAAACCGGCCGCGTCCCTGCTGCCGTCGGGCGCGACGGTGCTGCGCGCCGCCAAGGACGACGACCGCAGCGCCGTCCTGGCCGAGGGCGAGGGCTGGACGCTGCTCGTCTCCCGCTGGAGCCGGGGCGCCGACGTCACCGTCACCGCGACGGGTGCGGACCTCGCGGAGCGGGTCCTCAAGGAGGCCACGGACGGGGCGAAGGACGAACCGGAACCGCAGCCCGAGAACGTGACGATGGGCTTCTGGTACGTCTCCCCGCGGCGCGGACCGCACCGCACGACGCGTCAGATCAGCGCGGGCACCTGGGAGGAGATCCGCCCCAACTACACCGCGCCGGTGGCCGACGCGATGGACCGACTGATGAAGGTCACCCCGGACGACATCGCCGGACGCCTGCTGCTCCTCCACGGCCCGCCGGGAACGGGCAAGACCTCCGCCCTGCGCACGCTCGCCCGGTCCTGGCGGGACTGGTGCCAGGTGGACTGCGTCCTGGACCCGGAGCGGCTGTTCAACGACGTCGGCTATCTGATGGACATCGCGATCGGCGAGGACGAGGGCACGGCGAAGGGACGCTGGCGGCTGCTCCTTCTGGAGGACTGCGACGAACTGATCCGCGGCGAGGCCAAACACACGGCGGGCCAGGCGCTCTCCCGGCTGCTGAACCTGACGGACGGACTGCTCGGGCAGGGCCGCAACGTCCTCGTCGGTGTGACGACCAACGAGGACCTGGAGCGTCTGCACCCGGCGGTGGTCCGCCCCGGCCGGTGCCTGGCGCGGATCGAGGTGGGCGGCCTGACCCGCGAGGAAGCCGTGACATGGCTCGGCACAGAGGACGGCGTCGGCCGCGAGGGCGCGACGCTCGCGGAACTCTTCGCCCTACGCCGGGGCACTCCGGCGGCGGGCGTGCCGGGCTCGCGCGCGCCGGAGCCGGGCCTGTACCTCTAG
- a CDS encoding DUF402 domain-containing protein, producing MSVRSVEVVLTKAGRTKIRYPADVVTDDGVRLTVRAPWAARGVRDFGFVRFEPGDVFVEHYWRDRWYAVKEVRSGGGALKGWYCDITRPASVAGGKVVVEDLDLDLWVSADGSEVLRLDEDEFTASGLAAADPEAAARAVVALDELEVLGREGLIDLLGH from the coding sequence ATGTCCGTTCGCTCGGTTGAGGTGGTACTGACGAAGGCGGGCCGGACGAAGATCCGCTACCCGGCGGACGTCGTCACCGACGACGGGGTCCGGCTGACGGTCCGCGCCCCATGGGCCGCGCGGGGCGTGCGGGACTTCGGGTTCGTGCGCTTCGAGCCGGGGGACGTCTTCGTCGAGCACTACTGGCGTGACCGCTGGTACGCGGTGAAGGAGGTGCGCTCCGGCGGCGGAGCGCTCAAGGGGTGGTACTGCGACATCACCCGGCCGGCCTCCGTCGCCGGCGGCAAGGTGGTGGTCGAGGACCTCGACCTCGATCTGTGGGTGTCGGCGGACGGCAGCGAGGTGCTGCGCCTGGACGAGGACGAGTTCACGGCGAGCGGTCTCGCCGCCGCCGACCCGGAGGCGGCGGCCCGCGCCGTCGTCGCCCTCGACGAGCTCGAGGTCCTGGGGCGTGAGGGGCTGATCGACCTGCTGGGGCACTGA
- a CDS encoding TetR/AcrR family transcriptional regulator: MPKRVNREARREEILAAAVRVFARHGYADSRIEDIAREAGIAKGSVYLYFGSREELLRAAYDGLAARSEALLSEVGHHPGDASERLAFLVRSVVELLARERDLALALLDVWSAGARKPAWIDMAAFYRDYRAVLAGLLAAPEAHGAEASVTPSAHAAVLVGAIEGCVLQWLFDPTVDLAALAEPIVTLLVPPHR; the protein is encoded by the coding sequence ATGCCGAAGCGGGTGAACCGGGAGGCGCGGCGCGAGGAGATCCTGGCCGCCGCGGTGCGGGTCTTCGCCCGGCACGGCTACGCCGACAGCCGGATCGAGGACATCGCCCGGGAGGCGGGCATCGCCAAGGGCAGTGTCTACCTGTACTTCGGCAGCCGGGAGGAGTTGCTGCGGGCGGCGTACGACGGTCTCGCGGCCCGCTCCGAGGCCCTGCTGTCGGAGGTCGGACACCATCCGGGCGACGCCTCCGAGCGGCTGGCGTTCCTGGTGCGCTCGGTGGTGGAGCTGCTGGCCCGGGAACGGGACCTCGCCCTGGCACTGCTGGACGTCTGGTCCGCGGGGGCGCGGAAGCCGGCCTGGATCGACATGGCCGCCTTCTACCGCGACTACCGGGCGGTCCTCGCCGGACTGCTGGCGGCGCCCGAGGCACACGGCGCGGAAGCCTCCGTCACCCCGTCGGCGCACGCCGCGGTACTGGTGGGAGCCATCGAGGGATGCGTCCTGCAGTGGCTGTTCGACCCCACGGTCGACCTGGCCGCCCTCGCCGAACCGATCGTCACGCTGCTGGTCCCGCCACACCGCTGA
- a CDS encoding esterase/lipase family protein — MLPWKHALRALSVLLLTAAALIAPTASAQAATAPSRGWNDYSCKPSAAHPRPVVLVHGTFGNSVDNWLALAPYLVNRGYCVFSLDYGQLPGVPFFHGLGPIDKSAEQLDAYVDRVLAATGAAEADLVGHSQGGMMPRYYLKFLGGAEKVNALVGIAPDNHGTTLLGLTRLLPYFPGAQDLLDAKVPGLADQVAGSPFITKLNAGGDTVPGVRYTVITTKYDEVVTPYRSGFLSGANVTNVVIQDKCALDLSEHVTIGTVDRVTFHEVTNALDPAHATPTTCLSVIG, encoded by the coding sequence ATGCTGCCCTGGAAGCACGCGCTCAGAGCCTTGTCCGTCCTGCTGCTGACCGCCGCCGCCCTCATCGCCCCCACCGCCTCGGCCCAGGCCGCGACCGCCCCCAGCCGGGGCTGGAACGACTACTCCTGCAAGCCCTCGGCCGCCCACCCCCGCCCCGTCGTCCTCGTCCACGGGACCTTCGGCAACTCCGTCGACAACTGGCTGGCCCTCGCGCCGTACCTGGTCAACCGCGGGTACTGCGTCTTCTCGCTCGACTACGGCCAGCTGCCCGGCGTGCCCTTCTTCCACGGGCTCGGCCCGATCGACAAGTCGGCCGAGCAGCTCGACGCGTACGTGGACCGGGTGCTCGCCGCCACCGGCGCCGCCGAGGCCGACCTCGTCGGCCACTCGCAGGGCGGCATGATGCCGCGCTACTACCTGAAGTTCCTCGGCGGCGCCGAGAAGGTCAACGCGCTCGTCGGCATCGCCCCCGACAACCACGGCACCACGCTGCTCGGTCTGACCAGGCTGCTGCCGTACTTCCCCGGAGCCCAGGACCTGCTCGACGCCAAGGTCCCGGGCCTGGCGGACCAGGTGGCGGGCTCGCCCTTCATCACCAAGCTCAACGCCGGCGGGGACACCGTGCCGGGCGTCCGGTACACGGTCATCACGACCAAGTACGACGAGGTCGTCACCCCGTACCGCTCCGGTTTCCTCTCCGGGGCGAACGTCACCAACGTCGTCATCCAGGACAAGTGCGCTCTGGACCTCTCCGAACACGTGACGATCGGGACGGTGGACCGGGTGACGTTCCACGAGGTGACCAACGCCCTCGACCCGGCCCACGCGACCCCGACCACCTGTCTGTCCGTGATCGGTTAG
- a CDS encoding GntR family transcriptional regulator: protein MTLRIVVDTDSTTAPYEQLRAQISERARSGVLPVGFKLPTVRGLAEDLGLAANTVAKAYKALEADGVIETRGRLGTFVAAAGDEAERRAAAAAAGYAAEARRLGLSREAARAAVEDALRAVYGA from the coding sequence GTGACCTTGCGTATCGTCGTGGACACCGACTCCACCACCGCTCCCTACGAACAACTCCGCGCCCAGATCTCGGAGCGGGCCCGCTCCGGGGTGCTGCCCGTCGGCTTCAAGCTGCCGACGGTGCGCGGCCTGGCGGAGGACCTGGGCTTGGCGGCCAACACGGTCGCCAAGGCATACAAGGCGCTGGAGGCGGACGGCGTGATCGAGACGCGCGGTCGGCTCGGCACCTTCGTCGCCGCGGCGGGCGACGAGGCGGAGCGCCGTGCGGCGGCGGCGGCGGCCGGTTACGCGGCGGAGGCCCGGCGCCTGGGCCTGAGCCGGGAGGCGGCGCGGGCCGCGGTCGAGGACGCGCTGCGGGCGGTGTACGGAGCCTGA
- a CDS encoding CaiB/BaiF CoA transferase family protein, translating to MSTQPLPLEGITVVAVEQAVAAPFATRQLADLGARVVKIERPDGGDFARAYDTAARGLASHFVWCNRGKESVAVDLKDPRGLALVRRLVADADVFVQNLAQGAAARLGLDAATLCAAHPRLVAVDVSGYGPGGPYARKRAYDMLVQCEAGLVSVTGTEERPVKSGIPAADIAAGMYTYTGVLAALVRRGTTGRGGPVEVSLLDALAEWMGHPLHYSMHGGEPPARTGLAHAVIAPYDAYPTADGSRVLLSVQNDREWRRLAERVLGRPELADHPEFATNTARVAGRDRTDSAVAEALAPLTATEALERLEAAGIACARLNTVTDLADHPQLAARDRWRAVDSPVGPLRSLLPPVTFPDGPDPRMERVPALGEHTAKVLGELGVTEAELRELRERGVVA from the coding sequence ATGAGCACTCAGCCACTTCCCCTGGAGGGGATCACGGTGGTCGCGGTCGAACAGGCCGTGGCCGCTCCCTTCGCCACGCGGCAGCTCGCCGATCTCGGCGCCCGGGTCGTCAAGATCGAGCGCCCGGACGGCGGTGACTTCGCCCGTGCCTACGACACGGCCGCCCGGGGCCTCGCCTCGCACTTCGTCTGGTGCAACCGGGGCAAGGAGTCGGTCGCGGTCGACCTCAAGGACCCGCGCGGTCTGGCGCTGGTCCGGCGACTGGTCGCGGACGCCGACGTGTTCGTACAGAACCTGGCGCAGGGTGCGGCGGCGCGGCTCGGTCTGGACGCGGCCACGCTCTGTGCGGCTCATCCGCGACTGGTCGCGGTCGACGTGTCGGGCTACGGACCGGGCGGGCCGTACGCGCGGAAGCGGGCCTACGACATGCTCGTGCAATGCGAGGCCGGGCTGGTGTCGGTGACCGGAACGGAGGAGCGGCCGGTCAAGTCGGGGATCCCGGCGGCCGACATCGCGGCGGGAATGTACACGTACACGGGCGTCCTCGCCGCGCTGGTGCGGCGCGGGACCACCGGGCGGGGCGGGCCGGTGGAGGTGTCGCTGCTCGACGCGCTGGCCGAATGGATGGGGCACCCCTTGCACTACTCGATGCACGGGGGCGAACCCCCGGCGCGCACGGGTCTGGCACACGCCGTCATCGCACCGTACGACGCCTATCCCACGGCGGACGGGAGTCGGGTGCTGCTCTCCGTGCAGAACGACCGTGAGTGGCGGCGGCTCGCCGAACGCGTCCTGGGGCGGCCCGAGCTCGCCGACCATCCGGAGTTCGCCACGAACACGGCCCGGGTGGCGGGCCGGGACCGGACGGACTCGGCGGTCGCGGAGGCGTTGGCGCCGCTGACCGCGACCGAGGCACTGGAACGGCTGGAGGCGGCGGGCATCGCCTGCGCGCGGCTGAACACGGTCACGGACCTGGCGGACCATCCGCAACTCGCGGCGCGTGATCGCTGGCGGGCGGTGGACTCGCCGGTGGGACCGCTGCGTTCACTGCTCCCCCCGGTGACGTTCCCGGACGGCCCGGACCCACGGATGGAACGCGTCCCGGCGCTGGGTGAGCACACGGCGAAGGTACTCGGGGAACTGGGCGTCACGGAGGCCGAGCTGCGGGAACTGCGGGAGCGGGGAGTGGTGGCCTGA
- a CDS encoding lytic polysaccharide monooxygenase yields the protein MTSRRRTAAVVLALGITPLVPVGLGAAPAAAHGSMTDPVSRVSACYAEGPESPRSAACKAAVAASGTQAIYDWNAVNIANAAGKHRELIPDGKLCSAGNDKYRGLDLARGDWPAVALASGRHTFRYKGTAPHRGSFALYVTRDGYDPTKPLKWSDLEEKPFVTATDPRMENGDYVFDGTVPGKSGRHLIYSVWQRSDSPEAFYTCSDVVFGEDDVDTSGTPAPTASAPTDQQIEDGAEKSSVEHGGHGDADAATGAKATAAAPADAPGEAGAEAGSATSAPASGRSAAPNEPAAAGSGERLAETGGDATAPYLAAVGAAVLVLGAAVLFVSARRRSLPTGRYDR from the coding sequence ATGACCTCTCGCCGCCGCACGGCCGCCGTCGTCCTCGCTCTCGGCATCACGCCGCTCGTGCCGGTCGGGCTCGGCGCCGCTCCGGCCGCCGCGCACGGGTCGATGACCGATCCGGTGAGCCGGGTGTCGGCCTGCTACGCGGAGGGGCCGGAGAGCCCCAGGTCGGCGGCGTGCAAGGCGGCGGTGGCGGCGAGCGGTACCCAGGCCATCTACGACTGGAACGCGGTGAACATCGCCAACGCGGCCGGGAAGCACCGCGAGCTGATCCCGGACGGCAAGCTGTGCAGCGCCGGCAACGACAAGTACCGCGGGCTCGACCTCGCGCGCGGCGACTGGCCCGCCGTCGCCCTCGCCTCGGGCCGGCACACCTTCCGGTACAAGGGGACGGCGCCGCACCGGGGGTCCTTCGCGCTCTACGTCACCAGGGACGGCTACGACCCCACCAAGCCGCTGAAATGGTCGGACCTGGAGGAGAAGCCGTTCGTGACGGCGACCGACCCGCGGATGGAGAACGGTGACTACGTCTTCGACGGGACCGTGCCCGGCAAGTCCGGCCGGCACCTGATCTACTCGGTCTGGCAGCGCTCCGACTCCCCCGAGGCGTTCTACACGTGCTCCGACGTCGTCTTCGGCGAGGACGACGTCGACACGTCCGGAACCCCGGCACCGACGGCGTCCGCCCCGACCGACCAGCAGATCGAGGACGGCGCGGAGAAGTCGTCCGTCGAGCACGGCGGGCACGGTGACGCGGACGCCGCGACGGGCGCGAAGGCGACCGCCGCGGCACCGGCCGACGCGCCGGGCGAGGCCGGGGCGGAGGCCGGATCGGCCACCTCCGCCCCGGCTTCCGGGAGGTCCGCCGCGCCGAACGAACCCGCCGCCGCCGGTTCCGGCGAGCGTCTCGCCGAGACCGGGGGCGACGCCACGGCCCCGTACCTCGCGGCCGTGGGCGCCGCCGTCCTGGTGCTGGGCGCGGCCGTGCTCTTCGTCTCGGCCCGCCGCAGGTCGCTGCCGACGGGCCGCTACGACCGCTAA
- a CDS encoding DUF6299 family protein, with the protein MRHRLPLALGALMIAATAIATTAAHAGPADGVTVDPTGTVSADGAVTLSGTYRCVDDAAGPVFVSSALVRQDRSTGIGGTRAVCDGRVRAWFHSGVVEETVRQEGARARAALTQLGPGPLGLPLPRLRATGEAHIAPVRSS; encoded by the coding sequence ATGCGTCACCGCCTTCCCCTCGCCCTCGGAGCCCTGATGATCGCCGCCACCGCGATCGCCACGACCGCGGCCCACGCCGGCCCGGCCGACGGAGTCACCGTCGACCCGACGGGCACCGTGTCCGCCGACGGCGCGGTCACCCTCTCCGGCACCTATCGCTGCGTCGACGACGCCGCGGGACCGGTCTTCGTGAGCAGCGCGCTCGTCCGGCAGGACCGGTCCACCGGCATCGGCGGCACCCGTGCCGTCTGCGACGGCAGGGTGCGCGCCTGGTTCCACTCCGGAGTCGTCGAGGAAACGGTCCGCCAGGAGGGTGCCCGGGCGCGGGCCGCCCTGACGCAGCTCGGGCCCGGTCCCCTGGGGCTCCCGTTGCCCCGTCTGCGCGCGACCGGGGAGGCGCACATCGCGCCGGTCCGAAGCAGTTGA
- a CDS encoding GNAT family N-acetyltransferase, producing the protein MPLIVRDVRPEDAERFALVRRAALPFMLSTARQLAFDWARSHPDGHERPLVAETTDGELVGTAQVRIAHDAPEPHVGSLNVYVHPGHQGRGAGALLARTAEEHLAEKGATTLYSWVLDAPGNRAFAERRGYVSRRSAHFLRLDLTGSSLPPLQEPPTGVELRPASAYADDPRPLFALDALTTADEPGDVGALLTDYEHWLATTWNHPLFDAELTTVAVVDGRPAAFSAAQTDGAGRYSTGMTGTDPAFRGRGLAKLAKNHSLHRARAGGCTEAFTGNDTGNEPMLAINKWFGYEVCATEVRYVRSLG; encoded by the coding sequence ATGCCCCTCATCGTGCGGGATGTACGTCCCGAGGACGCCGAACGCTTCGCCCTGGTCCGGCGCGCCGCGCTTCCCTTCATGCTCTCCACCGCCCGGCAACTGGCCTTCGACTGGGCGCGGTCCCATCCCGACGGCCACGAACGCCCCTTGGTGGCCGAGACGACCGACGGCGAGCTCGTCGGGACGGCGCAGGTCCGGATCGCGCACGACGCGCCGGAGCCGCACGTCGGCTCCCTCAACGTCTATGTGCATCCGGGGCACCAGGGCCGCGGGGCCGGCGCACTGCTCGCCCGGACCGCCGAGGAGCACCTGGCGGAGAAGGGCGCCACGACGCTGTACAGCTGGGTCCTGGACGCCCCGGGAAACCGGGCGTTCGCCGAGCGGCGCGGCTACGTCTCCCGGCGTTCCGCCCACTTCCTCCGGCTCGACCTGACCGGCTCGTCGCTCCCGCCGCTCCAGGAGCCGCCCACCGGCGTGGAACTGCGTCCGGCGTCGGCGTACGCGGACGATCCGCGACCGCTGTTCGCCCTGGACGCGCTCACGACCGCGGACGAGCCGGGCGACGTGGGAGCCCTGCTCACGGACTACGAGCACTGGCTGGCGACCACCTGGAACCACCCGCTCTTCGACGCCGAGCTGACGACCGTCGCCGTCGTCGACGGCCGCCCCGCCGCCTTCAGCGCCGCCCAGACCGACGGGGCGGGCCGCTACAGCACCGGGATGACCGGCACCGATCCCGCCTTCCGGGGCCGCGGCCTCGCCAAGCTCGCCAAGAACCACTCCCTGCACCGCGCCCGCGCCGGCGGATGCACGGAGGCGTTCACTGGGAACGACACCGGCAACGAGCCGATGCTGGCGATCAACAAGTGGTTCGGCTACGAGGTCTGCGCGACGGAGGTCCGGTATGTCCGTTCGCTCGGTTGA
- a CDS encoding nitroreductase family deazaflavin-dependent oxidoreductase yields the protein MLNPLKGGPPTKGLRRAVLRAPITLYRLGLGGLLGQRMVLLTHTGRVSGRPRQVVLEVVARLPEPGAYLIASGYGERSQWLRNVLATPEVRYQVGRRAYQGTAVPLPPEESGRALADYARRHPRLAERLMRSVGHAPRTPAEFEALGADRRGGVPLVALRRSD from the coding sequence ATGCTCAACCCGCTCAAGGGAGGACCGCCCACGAAGGGGCTCCGCCGCGCGGTACTGCGCGCGCCGATCACGCTCTACCGCCTGGGCCTGGGAGGACTGCTGGGGCAGCGCATGGTGCTGCTCACGCACACCGGCCGGGTGTCCGGCCGGCCCCGGCAGGTGGTGCTGGAGGTGGTCGCCCGGCTCCCCGAACCGGGCGCGTACCTCATCGCCTCGGGGTACGGAGAACGCTCGCAGTGGCTGCGCAACGTCCTCGCCACCCCCGAGGTGCGCTACCAGGTGGGCCGCCGCGCCTACCAGGGCACGGCCGTCCCGCTGCCCCCGGAGGAGTCGGGGCGCGCGCTCGCCGACTACGCCCGCCGCCACCCGAGGCTGGCCGAACGGCTGATGCGCTCCGTCGGCCACGCGCCGCGCACCCCGGCCGAGTTCGAGGCGCTCGGCGCCGACCGACGCGGGGGCGTGCCGCTCGTCGCGCTGCGCCGTTCGGACTGA